Proteins from a genomic interval of Yarrowia lipolytica chromosome 1E, complete sequence:
- a CDS encoding uncharacterized protein (Compare to YALI0E25872g, weakly similar to uniprot|Q07623 Saccharomyces cerevisiae YDL213c NOP6 similarity to hydrophilins involved in the adaptive response to hyperosmotic conditions, similar to Saccharomyces cerevisiae NOP6 (YDL213C); ancestral locus Anc_2.72), whose translation MGSKDKSSKKQAKVVDEVTDEVTDEVKAEETVDIKTKTDETKSEKKDKKDKKADESKTEENKTEGKAADKTESEIDISKLSKKERKALEFKKTKKKIEKGELTVEALKEEKKEKKEAKKAEEEEKKGSKKRKRDGENGPAAKAARFILFCGNLPYDIKEEVIADHFKTCTPNKIRIRDAKGFAFLEFEGDDASRRMNVALRMHHSTLMRRKINVELTAGGGGNSSNRRNKIQEKRQKLDDERSERIANEEKAKAEAQAKARKDEKKQNLASAHKKAHKEFAPQTKKPKTSTPGVHPSRQGLIR comes from the coding sequence ATGGGATCCAAAGACAAGAGCAGCAAGAAGCAGGCCAAGGTGGTTGACGAGGTGACTGACGAGGTGACTGACGAGGTGAAGGCCGAAGAAACGGTCGATATCAAGACAAAAACTGACGAGACCAAgtctgagaagaaggataagaaggacaagaaggccgatGAGAGCAAGACTGAAGAGAACAAGACTGAAGGTAAAGCGGCTGACAAGACTGAGTCTGAAATTGACATATCGAAATTatccaagaaggagcgaaAGGCTTTGgagttcaagaagaccaaaaAGAAGATCGAGAAGGGAGAGTTAACGGTGGAGGCTCTtaaggaggagaagaaggagaaaaaggaggccaagaaggccgaggaggaggagaagaagggttccaagaagcgaaagcgGGATGGCGAGAACGGCCCTGCTGCCAAGGCGGCTCGATTTATTCTTTTCTGTGGTAACTTGCCTTATGatatcaaggaggaggtgattGCTGATCATTTTAAGACCTGCACTCCTAACAAGATTCGAATTCGAGATGCCAAGGGGTTTGCATTCCTCGAGTTTGAGGGCGACGACGCCTCCAGACGGATGAACGTTGCTCTCCGAATGCATCACTCTACTCTTATGAGACGAAAGATCAACGTGGAGTTGActgcaggaggaggaggcaacTCATCCAACCGACGAAACAAGATCCAAGAGAAGCGACAGAAGCTGGACGACGAGCGGTCGGAGCGAATTGCTaacgaggagaaggccaaggctgaagcccaggccaaggctcgaaaggacgagaagaaacagaatCTGGCTTCGGCCCACAAGAAGGCCCACAAGGAGTTTGCTCCCcagaccaagaagcccaagaccAGCACTCCCGGTGTCCATCCTTCTCGACAGGGTCTGATTCGGTAG
- a CDS encoding uncharacterized protein (Compare to YALI0E25894g, similar to Saccharomyces cerevisiae MNN10 (YDR245W); ancestral locus Anc_8.471, similar to uniprot|P50108 Saccharomyces cerevisiae YDR245w MNN10 subunit of mannosyltransferase complex), whose product MSQNWRRKSSVSAWDKPEGGWSRRQRGGIIATVGGFIEGLATALIRRKIFVVIFLLLTLLSFFTAVPFVPHFNWGSGKYVIILAANEGGGVMHWKGAKEWAIERSSIENKREYAERHGYHLAVKDVSLKKRYSHEWRESWQKVDIIKETMRQFPNAEWFWWLDLHTLIMEPQISLDQHIFNNLYNETYRDLTGQFNPLNLPVQIPYVDYNQPVDLIVTQDCGGFNLGSFFIRRSDWTDKLLDLWWDPVFYEQRHMEWEHKEQDALEYLFTNQPWIRGRVGFLPLRKINGLPPGACSEMENDKQLFYDEKSRDFLVNMAGCEWGRDCWKEMESYKAKAVELHRKKWWLF is encoded by the coding sequence atgagCCAGAACTGGAGGCGCAAATCGTCCGTGTCGGCGTGGGACAAGCCCGAGGGCGGGTGGTCGCGACGGCAACGAGGAGGGATCATCGCCACGGTGGGAGGCTTCATCGAGGGTTTGGCTACGGCCCTGATACGGCGCAAAATCTTTGTCGTCATTTTTTTGCTGCTGACCCTGCTGTCCTTCTTCACAGCCGTGCCATTTGTGCCGCACTTCAACTGGGGCTCGGGCAAGTACGTGATTATCCTGGCTGCCAACGAGGGTGGAGGAGTCATGCACTGGAAGGGAGCCAAAGAGTGGGCCATCGAGCGAAGCAGCATTGAAAACAAGCGAGAATACGCCGAGCGCCACGGCTACCATCTTGCCGTCAAGGACGTGAGTCTCAAGAAGAGATACTCTCACGAGTGGAGAGAGTCGTGGCAGAAGGTCgacatcatcaaggagaccaTGCGCCAGTTCCCCAACGCCGAGTGGTTCTGGTGGCTCGATCTGCATACGCTCATCATGGAGCCCCAGATCTCGCTGGATCAGCACATTTTCAACAACCTCTACAATGAGACCTACCGAGACCTAACTGGCCAATTCAACCCTTTGAACTTACCCGTGCAGATCCCCTACGTGGACTACAACCAGCCCGTCGACCTGATTGTCACCCAGGACTGCGGAGGCTTCAATCTGGGTTCCTTCTTCATTCGACGGTCCGACTGGACCGACAAGCTGCTCGATCTGTGGTGGGACCCTGTCTTCTATGAACAGAGGCACATGGAGTGGGAGcacaaggagcaggacGCGCTGGAGTACCTGTTCACGAACCAGCCCTGGATCCGAGGACGGGTCGGCTTTCTGCCCCTCAGAAAAATCAACGGTCTGCCTCCCGGAGCTTGTTCCGAGATGGAGAATGACAAGCAGCTGTTCTACGACGAGAAGTCACGAGACTTCCTTGTCAACATGGCCGGCTGTGAATGGGGACGAGACTGctggaaggagatggagtcgTACAAGGCGAAGGCTGTCGAGCTGCATCGAAAGAAGTGGTGGTTGTTTTAG
- a CDS encoding uncharacterized protein (Compare to YALI0E25916g, similar to Saccharomyces cerevisiae ILM1 (YJR118C); ancestral locus Anc_7.504, weakly similar to uniprot|P47155 Saccharomyces cerevisiae YJR118C ILM1 Protein of unknown function) — translation MFVSAKTFIVARSTFMWSLAYFLWTDPTVIIDNMYVNIVGQAMQLPPLKLENAEPLLGLVAYLLTMVGVSDVAPLNGPYLEYFYSIMPLRVITLFAIIAYCAYGNSIYVSNSMVFSIVFLDLLFSFFTYLALREERNEYLKKKILAVQATQKDQEENNLVS, via the exons atgTTCGTTTCGGCAAAAACATTCATCGTCGCCCGGTCCACCTTCATGTGGTCGTTGGCATACTTTCTGTGGACAGACCCGACCGTTATTATTGACAACATGTATGTTAATATCGTCGGGCAGGCCATGCAGCTG CCCCCTCTGAAACTCGAGAACGCCGAGCCTCTTCTCGGACTCGTGGCATACCTGCTGACTATGGTGGGTGTCTCTGATGTGGCTCCTCTCAATGGGCCCTACCTTGAGTACTTTTACTCCATCATGCCTCTGCGAGTCATCACTCTGTTCGCCATCATCGCCTACTGTGCCTACGGAAACAGTATATACGTGTCCAACTCGATGGTCTTCTCTATCGTCTTTCTAGATCTGctcttcagcttcttcacCTACCTGGCTCTTCGAGAGGAGCGTAACGAGTacctcaagaagaagatcctCGCTGTCCAGGCGACCCAGAAGGATCAGGAGGAGAACAACTTGGTgagttga